Proteins found in one Anas platyrhynchos isolate ZD024472 breed Pekin duck chromosome 18, IASCAAS_PekinDuck_T2T, whole genome shotgun sequence genomic segment:
- the WDR31 gene encoding WD repeat-containing protein 31 isoform X1: MGKLQSKISFHSTKYRADGSVEKTGPGRGVQQHNPVHADAVTSVAALKADLCVSGGKDKSVAVCNWKSGAVLRRFVGHEHEVTKVTCDSNRIFSASRDKTVMMWELHGTSGPSQHFPGHDLVVTGLAVSPDATQLCTGSRDNTVCKWDVETGGCLGRAAVSRNLVTHLCWVPGEPYVIQTSEDKTVKMWDSRELRVAQTFPGKQHIQTCCDVSQDGRYVLSSSSGFAGEGCEATLWDLRQTRSRVREYKGHFQTTTSCVFLPRGPALAPSIATSSYDSKVKVWDQDTAACLATACLEGAGPLASLAVCDSSTLLCATFNSGIHLLQMRNGANLELEELAIL, translated from the exons ATGGGGAAACTGCAGAGTAAAATCAGCTTCCACTCCACCAAGTACAG GGCCGATGGCTCCGTGGAAAAGACAGGACCTGGCAGAGGTGTTCAGCAGCACAACCCCGTGCACGCCGATGCAGTCACTTCTGTGGCTGCTCTCAAAGCAGACCTGTGTGTGTCAGGAGGAAAGGATAAG AGCGTGGCTGTTTGTAACTGGAAATCTGGAGCTGTGCTGAGGCGGTTCGTTGGCCATGAGCATGAAGTCACCAAG GTCACCTGTGACTCAAATAGAATCTTCAGTGCATCCCGGGACAAGACAGTAATGATGTGGGAGCTTCACGGGACTTCAGGGCCAAGCCAGCACTTCCCAGGACATGACCTGGTTGTTACTGGACTGGCTGTGAGCCCAG ATGCCACTCAGCTGTGCACAGGCTCGCGAGACAACACTGTCTGCAAGTGGGACGTAGAGACCGGAGGGTGTttgggcagagctgctgtctCCAGGAACCTG GTAACACATCTGTGCTGGGTTCCTGGGGAGCCCTACGTCATCCAGACGTCAGAGGATAAAACTGTCAA GATGTGGGACAGCCGGGAGCTGCGGGTGGCACAGACGTTTCCAGGCAAGCAGCACATCCAGACGTGCTGCGACGTGAGCCAGGACGGGCGGTAtgtcctcagcagcagcagcggcttCGCTGGGGAGGGCTGCGAAGCAACC CTGTGGGACCTGCGGCAGACGAGGAGCCGAGTGCGTGAGTACAAAGGGCATTTCCAGACCACAACCTCCTGTGTCTTCCTTCCACGGGGCCCTGCTCTTGCCCCCAGCATTGCCACATCCTCGTACGACAGCAAAGTGAAGGTCTGGGACCAAGACACTGCAG cctgcctggCCACTGCATGCCTCGAGGGAGCAGGACCACTGGCCTCGCTGGCCGTCTGCGACAGCTCCACGCTGCTCTGCGCCACTTTTAACTCAGGGATCCACTTACTGCAGATGAGAAACGGTGCCAacctggagctggaggagctggcaaTACTCTGA
- the WDR31 gene encoding WD repeat-containing protein 31 isoform X2 — translation MMWELHGTSGPSQHFPGHDLVVTGLAVSPDATQLCTGSRDNTVCKWDVETGGCLGRAAVSRNLVTHLCWVPGEPYVIQTSEDKTVKMWDSRELRVAQTFPGKQHIQTCCDVSQDGRYVLSSSSGFAGEGCEATLWDLRQTRSRVREYKGHFQTTTSCVFLPRGPALAPSIATSSYDSKVKVWDQDTAACLATACLEGAGPLASLAVCDSSTLLCATFNSGIHLLQMRNGANLELEELAIL, via the exons ATGATGTGGGAGCTTCACGGGACTTCAGGGCCAAGCCAGCACTTCCCAGGACATGACCTGGTTGTTACTGGACTGGCTGTGAGCCCAG ATGCCACTCAGCTGTGCACAGGCTCGCGAGACAACACTGTCTGCAAGTGGGACGTAGAGACCGGAGGGTGTttgggcagagctgctgtctCCAGGAACCTG GTAACACATCTGTGCTGGGTTCCTGGGGAGCCCTACGTCATCCAGACGTCAGAGGATAAAACTGTCAA GATGTGGGACAGCCGGGAGCTGCGGGTGGCACAGACGTTTCCAGGCAAGCAGCACATCCAGACGTGCTGCGACGTGAGCCAGGACGGGCGGTAtgtcctcagcagcagcagcggcttCGCTGGGGAGGGCTGCGAAGCAACC CTGTGGGACCTGCGGCAGACGAGGAGCCGAGTGCGTGAGTACAAAGGGCATTTCCAGACCACAACCTCCTGTGTCTTCCTTCCACGGGGCCCTGCTCTTGCCCCCAGCATTGCCACATCCTCGTACGACAGCAAAGTGAAGGTCTGGGACCAAGACACTGCAG cctgcctggCCACTGCATGCCTCGAGGGAGCAGGACCACTGGCCTCGCTGGCCGTCTGCGACAGCTCCACGCTGCTCTGCGCCACTTTTAACTCAGGGATCCACTTACTGCAGATGAGAAACGGTGCCAacctggagctggaggagctggcaaTACTCTGA
- the PRPF4 gene encoding U4/U6 small nuclear ribonucleoprotein Prp4 — protein MASARAPAARGGARPPARPPAPPEATKSKPPEESDAPPAKRAPIFYGSLEEKERERLAKGESGLLGKEGMKAAIEAGNINISSGEVFDLEDHMSERQAEVLAEFERRKRARQINVSTDDSEVKACLRALGEPITLFGEGPAERRERLRNILSVVGTDALKKTRKDDDRSKKSKEEYQQTWYHEGPRSLKTARLWLANYSLPRAVKRLEEARLLKEIPEATRTSQRQELHKSLRSLNNFCSQIGDDRPLSYCHFSPNSKFLATACWSGLCKLWSVPDCNLVHTLRGHNTNVGAIVFHPKATVSLDKKDVNLASCAADGSVKLWSLESDEPVADIEGHSMRVARVMWHPSGRFLGTTCYDHSWRLWDLEAQEEILHQEGHSKGVYDIAFHTDGSLAGTGGLDAFGRVWDLRTGRCIMFLEGHLKEIYGLNFSPNGYHVATGSGDNTCKVWDLRQRKCIYTIPAHQNLVTGVKFEPNHGNFLLTGAYDNTAKIWTHPGWSPLKTLAGHEGKVMGLDISLDGQLIATCSYDRTFKLWTAE, from the exons atggccTCCGCGCGGGCACCGGCGGCGAGAGGCGGAGCGCGGCCCCCGGCACGGCCCCCGGCACCGCCAGAG GCCACAAAGAGCAAACCCCCCGAGGAGAGCGATGCGCCGCCCGCCAAGAGAGCGCCCATCTTCTATGGCAGcttggaggagaaggagagggagcgGCTGGCAAAGGGCGAATCGGGTCTGCTGGGGAAAGAAGGGATGAAAGCTGCGATCGAGGCTGGCAACATTAACATAAGTAGCG GTGAGGTTTTTGATCTGGAAGATCATATGAGCGAGCGGCAGGCAGAAGTGTTGGCTGAGTTTGAGCGCAGGAAGAGAGCCCGGCAAATCAACGTGTCCACTGATGACTCTGAAGTGAAAGCCTGCTTGCGAGCACTCGGGGAGCCCATCACGCTCTTCGGAGAAGGTCCTGCCGAAAGGAGGGAGAG attaaGAAATATCCTGTCAGTGGTTGGCACTGATGCGTTAAAAAAGACTAGAAAAGATGACGACAGGtcaaaaaaatccaaagaagAG TATCAGCAAACCTGGTACCATGAAGGACCACGCAGTCTGAAAACAGCAAGGCTGTGGCTTGCTAACTACTCACTTCCCag GGCAGTGAAGCGGCTAGAAGAAGCACGACTACTCAAAGAGATTCCAGAAGCAACCAGGACATCACAGAGACAGGAGCTGCACAAATCCCTGCGA TCCTTGAATAACTTCTGCAGTCAGATTGGAGATGATCGCCCACTGTCCTACTGCCACTTCAGCCCTAATTCCAAATTCTTGGCTACTGCCTGttg GAGTGGACTTTGTAAGCTCTGGTCTGTGCCTGACTGCAACCTTGTTCACACCTTGCGAG gACATAACACCAATGTAGGAGCAATAGTCTTCCACCCCAAAGCCACTGTCTCCCTAGACAAGAAGGACGTTAACCTGGCCTCGTGTGCAGCTGATGGTTCTGTCAAACTCTGGAGCCTTGAAAG tgATGAGCCAGTGGCAGATATTGAAGGTCACAGCATGAGAGTGGCACGTGTGATGTGGCACCCCTCTGGGAGGTTCCTGGGTACTACTTG CTATGATCACTCGTGGCGCTTGTGGGACTTGGAAGCTCAGGAAGAGATTCTCCATCAGGAGGGACACAGCAAAGGGGTCTATGACATTGCCTTTCACACGGATGGGTCTCTTGCTGGGACTGG TGGACTGGATGCTTTTGGCCGGGTGTGGGACTTGCGCACAGGACGCTGTATCATGTTTCTGGAAGGTCACCTGAAGGAGATCTATGGACTTAATTTCTCCCCAAATGG ATACCATGTCGCAACTGGCAGTGGTGACAATACTTGCAAGGTGTGGGACCTCCGCCAGaggaagtgcatctacaccattCCTGCCCATCAGAACCTGGTGACTGGGGTGAAATTTGAAC CCAATCATGGCAACTTCCTGCTGACTGGCGCTTACGATAACACGGCGAAGATCTGGACTCACCCTGGCTGGTCCCCTTTGAAGACACTGGCGGGTCATGAGGGAAAGGTGATGGGACTGGATATCTCCCTTGATGGTCAGCTGATAGCGACGTGCTCCTATGACAGAACCTTCAAGTTGTGGACAGCAGAGTAG
- the CDC26 gene encoding anaphase-promoting complex subunit CDC26: protein MLRRKPTRLELKLDDIEEFEGVRKDLEGRKKQREEAEAAAGEEAAAAAATALALGTEHKSREQLVNERIGYKPQPKAGGRAAHFGTFEF, encoded by the exons ATGCTGCGGCGGAAACCGACGCGCCTGGAGCTGAAGCTGGACGACATCGAGGAGTTCGAGGGCGTCCGGAAGGACCTGGAG GGCCGCAAGAAGCAGCGGGAggaggcggaggcggcggccggcgaggaggcggcggcggcggcggccacgGCGCTGGCGCTGGGCACGGAGCACAAAAGCCGCGAGCAGCTCGTCAACGAGCGCATCGGCTACAAGCCACAGCCCAAGGCCGGCGGCCGCGCCGCGCACTTCGGCACCTTCGAGTTCTAG
- the SLC31A1 gene encoding high affinity copper uptake protein 1, whose translation MSHDSHMNSSMLTTMHPGHHHTTAASGHDHGSGMMMMAMTFHFSYENVPLLFSGLTINTPGEMAGAFVAVFFLAMFYEGLKIARECLLRKSQVSIRYNSMPVPGPNGTILMETHKTVGQQMLSFPHLLQTVLHIIQVVVSYFLMLIFMTYNGYLCIAVAAGAGMGYFFFSWKKAVVVDITEHCH comes from the exons ATGTCTCACGATTCCCACATGAACAGCTCCATGTTGACAACCATGCATCCTGGTCATCACCACACTACAGCAGCCTCGGGACATGATCATGGATCTGGGATGATGATGATG GCAATGACTTTCCACTTCAGCTATGAGAATGTGCCATTGCTGTTTTCTGGACTTACAATCAATACTCCTGGAG AAATGGCTGGTGCCTTTGTGGCTGTCTTCTTCCTAGCCATGTTTTATGAAGGCCTTAAGATTGCCCGAGAATGTCTGCTTCGTAAATCCCAAGTCAGCATTCGCTACAACTCCATGCCAGTGCCAGGTCCCAATGGCACTATCTTGATGGAGACGCACAAAACTGTTGG GCAGCAGATGCTGAGCTTCCCTCACCTCCTGCAGACAGTACTGCACATCATTCAAGTCGTGGTCAGTTACTTCCTTATGCTGATCTTCATGACGTACAATGGATACCTCTGCATAGCTgtggcagcaggggcagggatgggctatttcttcttcagctggAAAAAGGCAGTTGTTGTGGATATCACTGAGCACTGCCATTAA